In Pongo abelii isolate AG06213 chromosome X, NHGRI_mPonAbe1-v2.0_pri, whole genome shotgun sequence, one DNA window encodes the following:
- the TCEANC gene encoding transcription elongation factor A N-terminal and central domain-containing protein isoform X1 produces MISAHRNLCLPGSSNSPASAFRVAGTTAVKMSDKNQIAARASLIEQLMSKRNFEDLGNHLTELETIYVTKEHLQETDVVRAVYRVLKNCPSVALKKKAKCLLSKWKAVYKETHFKARNSPKLFPLRGNKEENSGPSHDPSQDETLGICSSNSLSSQDVAKLSEIIVPENRAIQLKPKEEHFRDGDPESTGKRSSELLDPTTPMRTKCIELLYAALTSSSTDQPKADLWQNFAREIEEHVFTLYSKNIKKYKTCIRSKVANLKNPKNSHLQQNLLSGTTSPREFAEMTVMEMANKELKQLRASYTESCIQEHYLPQVTDGTQTNKIKCRRCEKYNCKVTVIDRGTLFLPSWVRNSNPDEQMMTYVICNECGEQWYHSKWMCL; encoded by the exons atgatctcggctcaccgcaacctctgcctcccgggttcaagcaattctcctgcctcagccttccgagtagctgggactacag CTGTAAAGATGTCTGACAAGAACCAGATAGCTGCCAGAGCTTCTCTTATTGAGCAACTGATGTCCAAAAGGAATTTTGAGGATCTTGGCAACCACCTTACTGAGCTAGAAACAATTTATGTGACTAAGGAGCATCTCCAGGAGACAGATGTGGTCAGAGCTGTGTACAGAGTCCTCAAAAACTGCCCCTCTGTGGCTTTGAAAAAGAAAGCCAAGTGTTTGCTATCAAAGTGGAAAGCTGTTTATAAAGAGACTCACTTCAAAGCGAGGAACAGCCCTAAATTATTTCCTCTGAGgggtaataaagaagaaaattcaggACCTTCTCATGACCCAAGTCAGGATGAGACACTGGGCATCTGCAGCTCAAATTCTCTGTCTTCCCAAGATGTTGCAAAACTCAGTGAAATTATTGTGCCTGAAAATAGAGCCATTCAATTGAAACCTAAGGAAGAGCATTTTCGGGATGGTGACCCTGAATCCACTGGCAAGAGATCAAGTGAGTTGCTGGATCCCACAACACCCATGAGAACTAAATGCATAGAGCTTCTTTACGCAGCTTTAACTAGTTCTTCCACAGATCAACCCAAAGCTGATTTGTGGCAAAACTTTGCAAGAGAAATTGAAGAGCATGTTTTTACCCTTTATTCAAAGaacatcaaaaaatacaaaacttgcaTCAGAAGCAAAGTTGCCAATTTGAAGAACCCCAAAAATTCTCATTTACAACAAAACTTGCTCTCTGGGACCACGTCTCCACGAGAATTTGCTGAAATGACTGTCATGGAGATGGCAAATAAGGAACTGAAGCAGTTGAGAGCCTCCTACACGGAATCTTGTATCCAGGAACATTACCTTCCCCAAGTAACGGATGGCAcacagacaaataaaataaaatgcagacgCTGTGAGAAATACAATTGCAAAGTCACTGTAATTGACAGAGGAACACTTTTCCTTCCCAGCTGGGTGCGGAATTCAAACCCAGATGAACAAATGATGACTTACGTAATTTGTAACGAATGTGGGGAGCAGTGGTACCATAGCAAGTGGATGTGCTTGTAA
- the TCEANC gene encoding transcription elongation factor A N-terminal and central domain-containing protein isoform X2, whose protein sequence is MSDKNQIAARASLIEQLMSKRNFEDLGNHLTELETIYVTKEHLQETDVVRAVYRVLKNCPSVALKKKAKCLLSKWKAVYKETHFKARNSPKLFPLRGNKEENSGPSHDPSQDETLGICSSNSLSSQDVAKLSEIIVPENRAIQLKPKEEHFRDGDPESTGKRSSELLDPTTPMRTKCIELLYAALTSSSTDQPKADLWQNFAREIEEHVFTLYSKNIKKYKTCIRSKVANLKNPKNSHLQQNLLSGTTSPREFAEMTVMEMANKELKQLRASYTESCIQEHYLPQVTDGTQTNKIKCRRCEKYNCKVTVIDRGTLFLPSWVRNSNPDEQMMTYVICNECGEQWYHSKWMCL, encoded by the coding sequence ATGTCTGACAAGAACCAGATAGCTGCCAGAGCTTCTCTTATTGAGCAACTGATGTCCAAAAGGAATTTTGAGGATCTTGGCAACCACCTTACTGAGCTAGAAACAATTTATGTGACTAAGGAGCATCTCCAGGAGACAGATGTGGTCAGAGCTGTGTACAGAGTCCTCAAAAACTGCCCCTCTGTGGCTTTGAAAAAGAAAGCCAAGTGTTTGCTATCAAAGTGGAAAGCTGTTTATAAAGAGACTCACTTCAAAGCGAGGAACAGCCCTAAATTATTTCCTCTGAGgggtaataaagaagaaaattcaggACCTTCTCATGACCCAAGTCAGGATGAGACACTGGGCATCTGCAGCTCAAATTCTCTGTCTTCCCAAGATGTTGCAAAACTCAGTGAAATTATTGTGCCTGAAAATAGAGCCATTCAATTGAAACCTAAGGAAGAGCATTTTCGGGATGGTGACCCTGAATCCACTGGCAAGAGATCAAGTGAGTTGCTGGATCCCACAACACCCATGAGAACTAAATGCATAGAGCTTCTTTACGCAGCTTTAACTAGTTCTTCCACAGATCAACCCAAAGCTGATTTGTGGCAAAACTTTGCAAGAGAAATTGAAGAGCATGTTTTTACCCTTTATTCAAAGaacatcaaaaaatacaaaacttgcaTCAGAAGCAAAGTTGCCAATTTGAAGAACCCCAAAAATTCTCATTTACAACAAAACTTGCTCTCTGGGACCACGTCTCCACGAGAATTTGCTGAAATGACTGTCATGGAGATGGCAAATAAGGAACTGAAGCAGTTGAGAGCCTCCTACACGGAATCTTGTATCCAGGAACATTACCTTCCCCAAGTAACGGATGGCAcacagacaaataaaataaaatgcagacgCTGTGAGAAATACAATTGCAAAGTCACTGTAATTGACAGAGGAACACTTTTCCTTCCCAGCTGGGTGCGGAATTCAAACCCAGATGAACAAATGATGACTTACGTAATTTGTAACGAATGTGGGGAGCAGTGGTACCATAGCAAGTGGATGTGCTTGTAA